A stretch of Corallococcus macrosporus DNA encodes these proteins:
- a CDS encoding methyltransferase — MSTAPITREAPSPRALLHLLFNGARALDVVQTALDLGLLDALEPGPVTLGELSAKHGLVPKRLYKFLDCLESLGLVQREQTQDALEAARYRGVPGLRAAAEAVLGANSLERDREKYDWKALHGRLPETLRGEHSMSATSFDWPPRTPEQVEGFEASMAAGLGPILETFRTHAGALWPSGARLLDVGGGDGTLAEHLLRQHPALAVDVYNLPATEALVTRTRERAGLSDKRMGFVGGDFLKEPLPTGYDALSFVRVLHDWPAEVARSLMQAAFTALPSGGRVLICEEFRTPERLAAQFFWSYFLIGVDTCVSRLREVEFYLEALTASGFTDAKVLPGPFELVVATKP, encoded by the coding sequence ATGAGCACGGCCCCCATCACCCGCGAGGCGCCGTCGCCCCGCGCCCTGCTGCACCTGCTGTTCAACGGCGCCCGCGCGCTGGACGTCGTGCAGACGGCCCTCGACCTGGGCCTGCTGGACGCGCTGGAGCCCGGGCCCGTGACGCTGGGCGAGCTGTCCGCGAAGCACGGCCTGGTGCCCAAGCGGCTCTACAAGTTCCTCGACTGCCTGGAGAGCCTGGGCCTGGTGCAGCGCGAGCAGACCCAGGACGCGCTGGAGGCGGCCCGCTACCGCGGCGTCCCCGGCCTGCGCGCGGCGGCGGAGGCCGTGCTGGGCGCGAACTCGCTGGAGCGCGACCGCGAGAAGTACGACTGGAAGGCCCTGCACGGCCGGCTGCCGGAGACGCTGCGCGGTGAGCACTCCATGTCCGCCACGTCCTTCGACTGGCCCCCGCGCACGCCCGAGCAGGTGGAGGGCTTCGAGGCCAGCATGGCCGCGGGCCTGGGCCCCATCCTGGAGACGTTCCGCACGCACGCGGGCGCGCTGTGGCCCTCCGGAGCGCGGCTGCTGGACGTGGGCGGCGGAGACGGCACGCTCGCGGAGCACCTGCTGCGCCAGCACCCGGCGCTCGCCGTGGACGTCTACAACCTGCCCGCCACCGAAGCGCTCGTCACGCGCACGCGCGAGCGCGCGGGCCTGTCCGACAAGCGCATGGGCTTCGTCGGCGGCGACTTCCTGAAGGAGCCCCTGCCCACGGGCTACGACGCGCTGTCGTTCGTGCGCGTGCTGCATGACTGGCCCGCGGAGGTGGCGCGCTCGCTCATGCAGGCCGCCTTCACCGCCCTGCCCTCCGGCGGGCGCGTGCTCATCTGCGAGGAGTTCCGCACCCCGGAGCGGCTGGCGGCCCAGTTCTTCTGGTCCTACTTCCTCATCGGCGTGGACACCTGCGTGAGCCGCCTGCGCGAGGTGGAGTTCTACCTGGAGGCGCTCACCGCCTCCGGCTTCACGGACGCGAAGGTGCTGCCCGGTCCCTTCGAGCTGGTGGTGGCGACGAAGCCCTGA
- a CDS encoding dienelactone hydrolase family protein — MVPVDDAVLVRGRLAVPAGARGVVVLARGSDSSLQSPRLAQTSRLFQAMGLGTLLMDLLTSEEMEERRTRQLRFNVGLLGMRMAGAARWLQREGLTQGLRVGYFGAHTGAGAALSAAAFRPDQVEAVVSRGGRPDLAGAVLPKVQAPTLLLVGGADTLGLDINRRAYEALRTDKRMDIIPGATHHFQEDSELEQVAELAGEWFLQHLGRPRDAAEEAAAP; from the coding sequence ATGGTGCCGGTCGATGACGCCGTCCTCGTCCGAGGGCGGTTGGCGGTGCCCGCGGGGGCCCGGGGCGTGGTGGTGCTGGCGCGCGGCAGCGACAGCAGCCTCCAGAGTCCACGGCTCGCGCAGACCTCGCGCCTGTTCCAGGCGATGGGGCTGGGCACCCTGCTGATGGACTTGCTGACCAGCGAGGAGATGGAGGAGCGCCGCACGCGGCAGCTGCGCTTCAACGTGGGCCTGCTGGGCATGCGCATGGCGGGAGCCGCCCGGTGGCTCCAGCGCGAGGGCCTCACGCAGGGCCTGCGCGTGGGCTACTTCGGCGCGCACACCGGCGCGGGCGCGGCGCTGTCGGCGGCGGCCTTCCGGCCTGATCAGGTGGAGGCCGTCGTGTCGCGCGGCGGCCGTCCGGACCTGGCTGGCGCGGTGCTGCCCAAGGTGCAGGCACCCACGCTGCTGCTCGTGGGCGGCGCGGACACGCTGGGCCTGGACATCAACCGCCGGGCCTACGAAGCGCTCCGCACCGACAAGCGCATGGACATCATCCCGGGCGCCACGCACCACTTCCAGGAGGACTCGGAGCTGGAGCAGGTGGCGGAGCTCGCCGGGGAGTGGTTCCTCCAGCACCTGGGCCGGCCCCGGGATGCCGCGGAAGAAGCCGCGGCGCCCTGA
- a CDS encoding response regulator transcription factor: MDMSSMGSEIRVAMLEDQLIFRESLVTLLEGAGMKVVSRCADSGSFLSQMRSAAPHVALVDLRLEHVGRSEAEDGLAVLKYLHDFHPHIRSLVLSGMQEPATVESCFQAGAAGYLCKLNVSCDELIQAVRRVARGERLLPVEMLNPHALQLNELSSTAPALSRLTLREREVLGYVAAGADNLKIAAHLGITERTVKAHLTSIYRKLGPENRAQLAVLACELGVTRPVLA, translated from the coding sequence ATGGATATGAGTTCGATGGGGTCGGAGATACGCGTGGCCATGCTGGAGGATCAGCTGATCTTCCGGGAGAGCCTGGTGACCTTGCTGGAAGGCGCGGGAATGAAGGTCGTGTCCCGTTGCGCGGACAGTGGTTCGTTCCTGTCCCAGATGCGCAGTGCCGCTCCCCACGTCGCCCTCGTGGACCTCCGGCTGGAGCACGTGGGCCGGAGCGAAGCGGAAGACGGCCTCGCGGTGCTGAAGTACCTGCATGACTTCCATCCCCACATCCGGTCGCTGGTGCTGTCGGGCATGCAGGAGCCGGCCACGGTGGAGAGCTGCTTCCAGGCGGGCGCGGCGGGCTACCTGTGCAAGCTCAACGTGAGCTGTGATGAGCTCATCCAGGCGGTGCGCCGCGTGGCCCGGGGCGAGCGGCTGCTGCCCGTGGAGATGCTCAACCCCCATGCCTTGCAGCTGAATGAGCTGTCCTCCACGGCTCCGGCCCTGTCGCGGCTCACCTTGCGGGAGCGCGAGGTGCTGGGGTACGTGGCGGCGGGCGCGGACAACCTGAAGATCGCCGCGCACCTGGGCATCACCGAGCGCACGGTGAAGGCCCACCTCACCAGCATCTACCGCAAGCTGGGGCCGGAGAACCGCGCCCAGCTCGCGGTGCTGGCCTGCGAGCTGGGCGTCACCCGCCCCGTGCTGGCCTGA
- a CDS encoding CheR family methyltransferase, with protein sequence MASKPPRDSELEAILEKVREVRNFDFRQYKRATLQRRIERRMQATRCRTRAAYLALLERDPVEVTTLVSSMLIKLTSFFRDKEVWQTLEQSLVQLIQQRPDKELRIWSAGCATGEEAYSLAIAAAEALGPGHPGPELKVFGTDVDEDAIAAARRGVYAPEQLENVSKERLERFFVRTGNSFTVRKEIRRAVVFGVNNLVSDAPVSRIDLLLCRNVFIYLDSDLQKRVLARFQFALRRNGLMVLGRSELIPFAARLFRPVDLSRRIYRKDGLAELAATTQDRLPLEPLPPPRLIEPALIDPERPFLRNLVDSQPCPVITTDNEGTVTLWNRAAARMWNRNEGDVLGKKLTSLGLGGLGGDLLIEQSSRVRSGRSERESADGLMEGPGGESLTVRTQVVPLRDRGGTRQGLVYVTHDMTHVRGLEQALQTAQEELQSINLRMQSSTEELRASNEELETTNEELQSANEELQTTNEELQSTNEELETTNEELQSANSELDATNRELAHRTLEMDSLAFCQRTIIRTLSAAVLVLEGDGRITTWNLAAERLLGLTEREAVGQTLWSLHVPALKRTLLLKLRRHLQENRSLRMEGIPYQLPHGGKGSATMVATPLVTDTTVLGSIILFEDTTRATALLEENRRLKSRGKS encoded by the coding sequence ATGGCGTCCAAGCCCCCCCGCGACAGCGAGCTCGAAGCCATCCTGGAGAAGGTGCGGGAGGTGCGGAACTTCGACTTCCGTCAGTACAAGCGGGCCACGCTGCAGCGGCGTATCGAGCGGCGGATGCAGGCCACCCGCTGCCGGACCCGCGCGGCCTACCTGGCGCTGCTGGAGCGGGACCCCGTGGAGGTCACCACCCTGGTGTCTTCCATGCTCATCAAGCTGACCAGCTTCTTCCGCGACAAGGAGGTCTGGCAGACGCTGGAGCAGTCCCTGGTGCAGCTCATCCAGCAGCGGCCGGACAAGGAGCTGCGCATCTGGAGCGCGGGCTGCGCCACGGGTGAGGAGGCGTACTCGCTGGCCATCGCCGCGGCGGAGGCCCTGGGACCGGGGCACCCCGGCCCGGAGCTGAAGGTGTTCGGCACGGACGTGGACGAGGACGCCATCGCCGCGGCCCGGCGCGGCGTCTATGCCCCCGAGCAGCTGGAGAACGTGTCCAAGGAGCGGCTGGAGCGCTTCTTCGTGCGCACCGGCAACAGCTTCACCGTGCGCAAGGAGATCCGCCGCGCGGTGGTGTTCGGGGTGAACAACCTGGTGTCGGACGCGCCGGTGTCGCGCATCGACCTGCTGTTGTGCCGCAACGTCTTCATCTACCTGGACTCGGACCTGCAGAAGCGGGTGCTGGCGCGCTTCCAGTTCGCCCTGCGGCGCAACGGCCTGATGGTGCTGGGCCGCTCGGAGCTCATCCCCTTCGCGGCGCGGCTCTTCCGGCCGGTGGACCTGTCGCGGCGCATCTACCGCAAGGACGGCCTGGCGGAGCTGGCGGCCACGACGCAGGACCGGCTGCCCCTGGAGCCGCTGCCCCCGCCGCGCCTCATCGAGCCCGCGCTCATCGACCCGGAGCGGCCCTTCCTGCGCAACCTCGTGGACTCGCAGCCCTGCCCGGTCATCACGACGGACAACGAGGGCACGGTGACGCTGTGGAACCGCGCGGCGGCGCGGATGTGGAACCGCAACGAGGGGGACGTCCTGGGCAAGAAGCTGACATCGCTGGGGCTGGGCGGGCTGGGCGGGGACCTGCTCATCGAACAGAGCAGCCGCGTGCGCTCCGGCCGCTCCGAGCGCGAGTCCGCCGACGGCCTCATGGAGGGCCCCGGTGGAGAGTCCCTCACGGTGCGCACGCAGGTGGTCCCCCTGCGCGACCGGGGCGGCACGCGCCAGGGCCTGGTGTACGTCACCCACGACATGACCCACGTGCGCGGGCTGGAGCAGGCCCTGCAGACGGCGCAGGAGGAGCTGCAGTCCATCAACCTGCGGATGCAGTCCTCCACCGAGGAGCTGCGCGCCTCCAACGAGGAGCTGGAGACGACCAACGAGGAGCTCCAGTCCGCGAACGAGGAGCTGCAGACGACCAACGAGGAGCTCCAGTCCACCAACGAGGAGCTGGAGACGACCAACGAGGAGCTCCAGTCCGCCAACTCGGAGCTGGACGCCACCAACCGCGAGCTGGCGCACCGCACGCTGGAGATGGACTCGCTGGCCTTCTGCCAGCGCACCATCATCCGCACGCTCTCCGCGGCGGTGCTCGTGCTGGAGGGCGACGGCCGCATCACCACCTGGAACCTGGCGGCGGAGCGGCTGCTGGGCCTCACCGAGCGCGAGGCCGTGGGCCAGACGCTGTGGTCCCTGCACGTGCCCGCCCTCAAGCGCACCCTGCTGCTGAAGCTGCGCCGGCACCTGCAGGAGAACCGCTCCCTGCGGATGGAGGGCATCCCCTACCAACTGCCCCACGGCGGCAAGGGCAGCGCCACCATGGTGGCCACACCGCTGGTCACCGACACGACCGTGCTGGGCTCCATCATCCTCTTCGAGGACACCACCCGCGCCACCGCGCTGCTGGAGGAGAACCGGCGGCTCAAGAGCCGGGGCAAGTCATGA
- a CDS encoding sensor histidine kinase, whose protein sequence is MRARRAPPQPPEPPEPPEAAPVERPGLMRKYRELLTKHTALVRKLEERTTLHVSTFKLSSWALETSESALAVARTGRVILANSRWHALCRVKGPWRLLGPHGPTGPEHVSLRELTLAEAEGVLSQVEEGARLTRYRRSHADVPRVLELRTERVAGPVGGEVLLLAQDITVQVEAEEELVRARAVGVERAQIRALGELAAGIAHDLRNTLNAMRLRLEMLQRDTVIAENSQRHLDALTHIVSDASGRVGRLQDFTRQKPTGGVEHVQLVEVVRDAVDIARGGIEHRAQRTSAPLVLELALPDALPRVAGSAMELRYVVINLLINARDAMPHGGTIRVSAGHRAKTVWLKVEDEGTGIPEEHLPNLFQPFFTTKGDKGTGLGLSMAHGVVTRAGGKLSAANRSKGGAVFHITFPALKPPARRKAGAR, encoded by the coding sequence ATGAGGGCCCGCCGCGCTCCACCGCAGCCGCCGGAGCCGCCGGAGCCGCCGGAGGCCGCGCCCGTGGAGCGCCCGGGCCTCATGCGCAAGTACCGGGAGCTGCTGACGAAGCACACCGCGCTGGTGCGCAAGCTGGAGGAGCGCACCACGCTGCACGTCAGCACCTTCAAGCTGTCCAGCTGGGCGCTGGAGACCAGCGAGAGCGCGCTGGCGGTGGCGCGCACGGGACGGGTCATCCTGGCCAACTCGCGCTGGCATGCGCTGTGCCGCGTGAAGGGGCCCTGGCGGCTCCTTGGCCCCCACGGGCCCACGGGCCCGGAGCATGTCTCCCTGCGCGAGCTGACCCTGGCGGAGGCGGAGGGCGTGCTGTCCCAGGTGGAAGAGGGGGCGCGGCTCACACGCTACCGCCGGTCCCACGCGGACGTGCCCCGGGTGCTGGAGCTCCGGACCGAGCGCGTCGCCGGTCCCGTGGGCGGAGAGGTCCTGCTGCTCGCCCAAGACATCACGGTCCAGGTGGAGGCGGAGGAGGAGCTGGTGCGCGCTCGCGCCGTGGGCGTGGAGCGCGCGCAGATCCGCGCCCTGGGCGAGCTGGCCGCGGGCATCGCGCATGACCTGCGCAACACGCTCAACGCCATGCGCCTGCGGCTGGAGATGCTCCAGCGCGACACGGTCATCGCGGAGAACAGCCAGCGCCACCTGGACGCGCTGACGCACATCGTGTCCGACGCGAGCGGCCGCGTGGGGCGCCTCCAGGACTTCACGCGCCAGAAGCCCACGGGCGGCGTCGAGCACGTGCAGCTCGTGGAGGTGGTCCGGGACGCGGTGGACATCGCGCGCGGGGGCATCGAGCACCGCGCCCAGCGCACCAGCGCTCCGCTCGTCCTGGAGCTGGCGCTGCCGGATGCGCTTCCGCGGGTGGCGGGCTCCGCCATGGAGCTGCGCTACGTCGTCATCAACCTGCTCATCAACGCGCGCGACGCGATGCCTCACGGCGGGACCATCCGCGTGAGCGCGGGCCACCGCGCGAAGACCGTGTGGCTCAAGGTGGAGGACGAGGGCACCGGCATCCCGGAGGAGCACCTGCCGAACCTCTTCCAGCCGTTCTTCACCACCAAGGGCGACAAGGGCACGGGCCTGGGCCTGTCCATGGCCCACGGCGTGGTGACGCGCGCGGGCGGCAAGCTCAGCGCGGCCAACCGCTCCAAGGGGGGCGCGGTGTTCCACATCACCTTTCCGGCGCTCAAGCCTCCCGCGCGCCGCAAGGCCGGAGCCCGCTGA
- a CDS encoding chemotaxis protein CheB — protein MRLAQNHDILVIGASTGGVEALSLLVRHLPRDLAATVMVVLHVSSQHRSYLPEILTRSGPLPAHHPQDGERLEQGRIYVAPNDRHLLVESGCVRVVKGPKENGHRPAVDPLFRSAASAYGPRVVGVVLTGALDCGTSGLLAVKKEGGVAVVQDPRDAFCPDMPRSALEFVAVDHCVSMDEMAPLLTQLVSRPVPARARKRSRQVENEVKVMKVDIPSMEDPPAPLEYAKPSHFSCPDCGGVLFELEEEGLLRFRCRTGHAYTGEALAGSQQHHLDAALWAALRALEESASLSRRMAARARERNHLRSADRFDERARAAEAQVELLRQAVVTGPAPSAMPAEAEAADGPEQTG, from the coding sequence GTGAGGCTCGCGCAAAACCACGACATCCTCGTTATCGGTGCCTCGACGGGAGGCGTGGAGGCCCTGAGCCTGCTGGTCCGGCACCTGCCGAGGGATCTGGCCGCCACCGTGATGGTGGTGCTGCACGTGTCCTCCCAGCACCGCAGCTACCTGCCGGAGATATTGACCCGCTCCGGGCCCCTGCCGGCCCACCATCCCCAGGACGGGGAGCGCCTGGAGCAGGGCCGCATCTACGTGGCACCCAATGACAGACACCTGCTGGTGGAGTCCGGGTGCGTACGGGTGGTGAAGGGGCCCAAGGAGAACGGGCACCGGCCGGCGGTGGATCCGCTGTTCCGCTCGGCCGCCAGTGCCTACGGGCCGCGTGTGGTGGGGGTGGTGCTCACCGGGGCGCTGGACTGCGGCACGTCCGGGCTGCTCGCGGTGAAGAAGGAGGGCGGAGTGGCCGTGGTGCAGGACCCCCGCGACGCGTTCTGCCCGGACATGCCCCGCAGCGCGCTGGAGTTCGTGGCGGTGGACCACTGCGTGTCCATGGACGAGATGGCGCCCCTGCTGACGCAGCTGGTCTCGCGGCCCGTGCCCGCGCGGGCGCGCAAGCGTTCGCGCCAGGTGGAGAACGAGGTGAAGGTGATGAAGGTGGACATCCCCTCCATGGAGGATCCGCCCGCGCCGCTGGAGTACGCGAAGCCGTCCCACTTCTCCTGCCCCGACTGCGGCGGCGTCCTCTTCGAGCTGGAGGAGGAGGGGCTCCTGCGCTTCCGGTGCAGGACGGGCCATGCCTACACCGGCGAGGCGCTGGCGGGCAGCCAGCAGCACCACCTGGACGCCGCGCTGTGGGCCGCCCTGCGCGCGCTGGAGGAGAGCGCCTCGCTGTCGCGCCGCATGGCCGCCCGCGCCCGGGAGCGCAACCACCTCCGCTCCGCGGATCGCTTCGACGAACGCGCCCGTGCCGCCGAGGCCCAGGTGGAGCTCTTGCGCCAGGCGGTGGTGACCGGGCCGGCGCCCTCCGCGATGCCCGCCGAGGCCGAGGCCGCGGACGGACCGGAGCAGACCGGCTGA
- a CDS encoding response regulator, which yields MSESKIRVLIVDDDPDQLALTERSLSSYNFEVRTHRSSLGVSNLVRTTAPDIVLLDVNIPALSGDKVLALARQQAPEHTRFVLYSASDESKLRALALQAGADGYLSKSTQGADLARKLERLHKRPRAAAGT from the coding sequence ATGTCGGAGTCGAAGATTCGCGTCCTCATCGTGGACGATGACCCGGACCAGCTCGCGCTGACGGAGCGCTCGTTGTCCTCGTACAACTTCGAGGTGCGCACCCACCGCTCGTCGCTGGGGGTCTCCAACCTGGTGCGCACCACGGCGCCGGACATCGTGCTGCTGGACGTGAACATCCCCGCGCTGAGCGGAGACAAGGTGCTGGCGCTGGCGCGGCAGCAGGCGCCGGAGCACACGCGCTTCGTCCTCTACTCCGCCTCCGACGAGTCGAAGCTGCGCGCGCTGGCCCTGCAGGCCGGCGCGGACGGCTACCTCTCCAAGAGCACCCAGGGCGCGGACCTGGCGCGCAAGCTGGAGCGGCTGCACAAGCGCCCGCGCGCCGCCGCCGGCACTTAA
- a CDS encoding ABC1 kinase family protein, translating into MASEPDDKLPPQGRFNRLRKLAGLSMHVGTEVLKAGAKQLSGSSPTDLLSLGTAEKLVATLGEMKGAAMKLGQALSMDPDLLTPEVRQMLARLQNQAPAMSYAQVSRVIQQELGAPPEALFQEFSPEALAAASLGQVHRAVLHDGRKVAVKVQYPGIDASMGHDMDNLGLVVKTVSKTSRMMDGTAYFQEFRDELMLELDYRREAKLAQGFAKSVARLPDLYVPQVIEERSSHRVLTLELLEGQTLKDWVTTSPDNEARFRVARQLIRATYGPFLDAGEIHADPHPGNFMVMPDGRMGLLDFGSIKRFTPGFVAANRRMFQQALRLETLDVLGLCREVGFSVELAEAEAEVLLREVLHIAGRPMRSAPYDYGTCDINRDMRNHFTKNAARMMRIRPPPEAMMFFRATGGLAQNLRLVGAAGDFRQVFLEVGALVGE; encoded by the coding sequence ATGGCTTCCGAACCCGACGACAAGCTGCCGCCCCAGGGGCGCTTCAACCGCCTGCGCAAGCTGGCCGGCCTCTCCATGCACGTGGGCACGGAGGTGCTCAAAGCGGGCGCCAAACAGCTCTCCGGCAGCAGCCCCACGGACCTGCTCAGCCTGGGCACCGCGGAGAAGCTGGTGGCCACGCTGGGGGAGATGAAGGGCGCGGCCATGAAGCTGGGCCAGGCGCTCTCCATGGACCCGGACCTGCTCACGCCCGAGGTGCGGCAGATGCTGGCCCGGCTGCAGAACCAGGCCCCGGCCATGTCCTACGCGCAGGTGTCGCGCGTGATTCAACAGGAGCTGGGCGCGCCGCCGGAGGCGCTGTTCCAGGAGTTCTCCCCGGAGGCGCTCGCCGCCGCGTCGCTGGGCCAGGTGCACCGCGCGGTGCTGCACGACGGCCGCAAGGTCGCGGTGAAGGTGCAGTACCCCGGCATCGACGCGTCCATGGGCCACGACATGGACAACCTGGGCCTCGTCGTGAAGACGGTGTCCAAGACGTCGCGGATGATGGACGGCACCGCCTACTTCCAGGAGTTCCGCGACGAGCTCATGCTGGAGCTGGACTACCGCCGCGAGGCGAAGCTGGCCCAGGGCTTCGCGAAGAGCGTGGCGCGGCTGCCGGACCTGTACGTGCCCCAGGTCATCGAGGAGCGCAGCTCCCACCGCGTGCTCACGCTGGAGCTGTTGGAAGGCCAGACGCTCAAGGACTGGGTGACGACGTCGCCGGACAACGAGGCGCGCTTCCGCGTCGCGCGCCAGCTCATCCGCGCCACCTACGGGCCGTTCCTGGACGCGGGGGAAATCCACGCGGACCCGCACCCCGGCAACTTCATGGTGATGCCGGACGGGCGCATGGGGCTGCTGGACTTCGGCTCCATCAAGCGCTTCACCCCGGGCTTCGTCGCGGCCAACCGCCGTATGTTCCAGCAGGCGCTGCGGCTGGAGACGCTGGACGTGCTGGGGCTGTGCCGCGAGGTGGGCTTCTCCGTGGAGCTGGCGGAGGCGGAAGCGGAGGTGCTGCTGCGCGAGGTGCTGCACATCGCCGGGCGGCCCATGCGCAGCGCGCCGTATGACTACGGCACCTGCGACATCAACCGCGACATGCGCAACCACTTCACGAAGAACGCCGCGCGCATGATGCGCATCCGGCCGCCCCCGGAGGCGATGATGTTCTTCCGCGCCACCGGCGGGCTGGCGCAGAACCTGCGCCTCGTGGGCGCCGCCGGTGACTTCCGGCAGGTGTTCCTGGAGGTCGGCGCGCTCGTGGGCGAGTAG
- a CDS encoding protein kinase domain-containing protein: MLAQSPLSCSCGQLHSSAEPCPTLMRGLDLNGGTMLYAGTPPPGPASALQPATPSPMSSPTPVVPSLVGQEFGRFRVVRELGRGGMGTVFLAEHTLIQKRVAIKVLHAHLAQAPELVARFLSEARTLTLVQHENVVTLYDLDSRDGRPYLVMEYLEGDSLANFARGPMAPALVVDLMTQVCDALGAAHAHGIVHRDLKPANVFLVPSPSGKQRVKLLDFGIAKLLSRPAGEMTTEVGVLLGTPEFMAPEQCGDGIVDARSDLYAAGVLAYLLLTGQVPFYGRTAAEILVGHLQKEPVPPHELNPAVPEALSRVLLRALAKRPEHRFASAAELRSALEASLAPPPAPTAPPLTALLRGKGTQAGVELKGEWVGRSGLFFQLATQPPALLSDVSLVLRLPGGELPCTAQVVRHVTAEQAQAWNMSPGFGVQLRDASPAFQAQLAQLRNGARPAPTATTAAIPTPEDAQAEAVLQGFRRRLAGDPYAVLELPRDATLESVRTAAQRARGALELLKARPLSEGQRAQVDRALERVAGALHTLGHVERRVEYDATLGNVEGIERCLAAGLTATMLEQCRRRFLAGNTGREGRAAVHRLSGDALASVGRLEEALAAYELAVRADPLDLEGLKRWRFLRARVRGSAAPR; the protein is encoded by the coding sequence GTGCTCGCCCAGTCGCCTCTCTCCTGTTCCTGCGGTCAGCTCCACTCCAGCGCGGAGCCGTGCCCCACGCTGATGCGGGGGCTGGACCTCAACGGCGGCACGATGCTCTACGCCGGCACGCCGCCGCCGGGACCGGCTTCCGCGCTGCAGCCCGCCACGCCCTCGCCCATGTCGTCTCCCACGCCCGTGGTTCCGTCCCTCGTGGGCCAGGAGTTCGGCCGCTTCCGCGTCGTGCGCGAATTGGGCCGCGGCGGCATGGGCACCGTGTTCCTCGCGGAGCACACGCTCATCCAGAAGCGCGTGGCCATCAAGGTGCTCCACGCGCACCTGGCCCAGGCCCCGGAGCTCGTCGCCCGCTTCCTGTCGGAAGCCCGCACGCTCACGCTGGTGCAGCACGAGAACGTGGTCACCCTCTACGACCTGGACTCGCGCGACGGGCGCCCGTACCTCGTCATGGAGTACCTGGAGGGCGACAGCCTGGCCAACTTCGCCCGCGGCCCCATGGCCCCGGCGCTGGTGGTGGACCTGATGACGCAGGTGTGTGACGCCCTGGGCGCCGCGCACGCGCACGGCATCGTCCACCGCGACCTCAAGCCCGCCAACGTCTTCCTCGTCCCCAGCCCCAGCGGCAAGCAGCGCGTGAAGCTGCTCGACTTCGGCATCGCCAAGCTGCTGTCCCGCCCCGCCGGGGAGATGACCACCGAAGTGGGCGTCCTCCTGGGCACGCCGGAGTTCATGGCCCCCGAGCAGTGCGGCGACGGCATCGTGGACGCGCGCAGCGACCTGTACGCGGCCGGCGTGCTCGCCTACCTGCTGCTCACCGGCCAGGTGCCCTTCTACGGCCGCACCGCCGCCGAAATCCTGGTGGGCCACCTGCAGAAGGAGCCCGTCCCGCCGCACGAGCTGAACCCCGCCGTGCCGGAGGCCCTGTCCCGCGTCCTGCTGCGCGCGCTGGCCAAGCGGCCCGAGCACCGGTTCGCCTCGGCCGCGGAGCTGCGCTCGGCCCTGGAGGCATCGCTCGCGCCGCCGCCCGCGCCCACCGCGCCGCCGCTCACCGCGCTCCTGCGCGGCAAGGGCACCCAGGCCGGCGTGGAGCTCAAGGGCGAGTGGGTGGGCCGCTCCGGCCTCTTCTTCCAGCTGGCCACCCAGCCTCCGGCGCTGCTGTCGGACGTGTCGCTGGTGCTCCGGCTGCCCGGCGGCGAGCTGCCGTGCACCGCGCAGGTGGTGCGCCACGTCACCGCCGAGCAGGCACAGGCGTGGAACATGTCCCCGGGCTTCGGCGTGCAGCTGCGCGACGCCAGCCCCGCCTTCCAGGCCCAGCTGGCCCAGCTTCGCAACGGCGCCCGCCCGGCGCCCACGGCCACCACCGCCGCCATCCCCACGCCGGAGGACGCGCAGGCGGAGGCGGTGCTCCAGGGCTTCCGCCGGCGGCTCGCCGGGGACCCGTACGCCGTGCTGGAGCTGCCGCGCGACGCCACGCTGGAGTCCGTGCGCACCGCCGCCCAGCGCGCCCGCGGGGCGCTGGAGCTGCTCAAGGCCCGCCCGCTGTCGGAAGGGCAGCGCGCCCAGGTGGACCGCGCGCTGGAGCGCGTGGCCGGGGCGCTGCACACGCTGGGGCACGTGGAGCGGCGCGTGGAGTACGACGCCACGCTGGGCAACGTGGAGGGCATCGAGCGGTGCCTGGCCGCGGGCCTCACCGCCACCATGCTGGAGCAGTGCCGCCGCCGCTTCCTCGCGGGCAACACCGGCCGCGAGGGCCGCGCCGCCGTGCACCGGCTGTCCGGTGACGCGCTGGCGTCCGTGGGCCGGCTGGAGGAGGCGCTCGCCGCCTACGAGCTGGCTGTCCGCGCGGACCCCCTGGACCTGGAGGGGCTCAAGCGCTGGCGCTTCCTCCGGGCCCGGGTGCGCGGCTCGGCCGCCCCCCGGTAG
- a CDS encoding SMI1/KNR4 family protein codes for MPMSALLEEVSRLHHARPPATLAQLDAFEQRVGWRLDADLRAFYLHCDGADLFDRVDPAFSFPPLSELRRARVVMSQDDTDKAGPASWYALCEVRDGNYVLLDVGQQHDGRYPLRDGFREGFPDPTQCPEIASSFSEFLAGALRSNGRWFWLKKLMQDER; via the coding sequence ATGCCGATGAGCGCCCTGCTCGAAGAGGTCTCCCGCCTCCACCACGCACGCCCTCCCGCGACGCTCGCGCAGCTTGACGCCTTCGAGCAGCGCGTCGGATGGCGGTTGGACGCTGACCTCCGTGCCTTCTACCTGCACTGTGACGGCGCGGACCTGTTCGACCGCGTCGACCCCGCGTTCTCCTTCCCGCCACTGTCCGAGCTCCGCCGTGCGCGCGTCGTCATGAGCCAGGACGACACGGACAAGGCAGGCCCCGCGTCCTGGTACGCCCTCTGCGAGGTCCGGGATGGGAACTACGTCCTGCTTGACGTGGGACAGCAGCACGATGGCCGGTATCCGTTGCGCGACGGCTTCCGTGAAGGCTTCCCGGATCCGACGCAGTGCCCCGAAATCGCCAGCTCCTTCTCTGAGTTCCTGGCGGGCGCGCTCCGCTCCAACGGACGCTGGTTCTGGCTGAAGAAGCTCATGCAGGACGAGCGCTGA